One stretch of Deltaproteobacteria bacterium DNA includes these proteins:
- a CDS encoding START domain-containing protein, producing ACPRWIHTCREGRLLKRVNPQESYTYTINEAPWPVSDRDAIVLNTINQESPKGPVRINILGVPDYIPEKKGLVRVKMIKGHWLFTPLEEGMTEVVYQVHNDPGGNLPSWLVNSVVVSQPYHTMVNMRKMVDKEKYKEARYDFIEE from the coding sequence CGGCATGTCCCCGCTGGATACACACATGCAGAGAAGGGCGGCTCCTTAAAAGAGTCAACCCCCAGGAGAGCTATACCTACACCATCAATGAAGCGCCCTGGCCCGTAAGTGACCGGGACGCCATTGTTCTTAATACCATCAACCAGGAGTCCCCCAAGGGCCCTGTAAGAATAAACATCCTCGGCGTTCCCGATTATATCCCTGAAAAAAAAGGCCTTGTCCGTGTAAAAATGATCAAGGGGCACTGGCTCTTCACGCCGCTGGAAGAAGGCATGACGGAAGTTGTCTACCAGGTACACAACGATCCCGGAGGCAACCTGCCCTCATGGCTCGTTAATTCCGTCGTTGTTTCCCAGCCCTACCATACGATGGTTAATATGCGGAAGATGGTGGATAAGGAGAAATATAAAGAGGCAAGGTATGATTTCATCGAGGAGTAG